The Daucus carota subsp. sativus chromosome 2, DH1 v3.0, whole genome shotgun sequence genome includes a window with the following:
- the LOC108209964 gene encoding DNA repair protein RAD5A isoform X2, whose translation MGNKVTDELLPMIRSIVGQDYSDMDIIRALHMSNNDCTAAINIILDTPKLRKPEITARKSKAFDQTCGGHLKEEGNCVVKESALVSNGGSKGVEVMSKCSSSMSSDEWWFVGCSDVSGLSTCKGRTLKCGEEVNFTFAPERKGSLVTPRKFGGGRGRGGNASSEIVRFSSKACGEIGRIPNEWARCLLPLVRDKKIRIEGSCKSAPAVMSLMDTVILSVSVYINSSMFHQSHQTSLKATGSATDDSVIHPLPTLLRLLGLTPFKKAEFTPGDLCTKSDPLHSKEKSDIPATLLHLNKFKNPSPDGETVENEESISDADLDNIVGVGDSSELEEMDPPSTLQCELRPYQKQALYWMLQLEKGQYLDDAATTLHPCWDAYWLADKRDLIVYVNSFSGDATVELPSTLQMARGGILADAMGLGKTIMTISLLLAHSEKGGRLGNESTSRSLTDNIEADRSPPVKRAKKFPGFDKLGNKQSALIGGGNLIVCPMTLLGQWKGEIESHSQPGSVSIYLHYGQTRSKDAKLLARNDVVLTTYGVLASEFTAENAEDNGGLYSLPLLLIVVGVLPVLQYRWNKLVQKPFEGGDERGLKLVQSILRPIMLRRTKFSTDREGRPILILPPADMKVIYCELTEAEKDFYEALFKRSKVKFDQFVEQGRVLHNYASILELLLRLRQCCDHPFLVMSRGDTQEYSDLNKLAKRFLKGGSSLMEGEAKDMPSRAYVQEVVEEIRKGEEGECPICLEVFEDAVLTPCAHRLCRECLLASWQSHTSGLCPVCRKTVSKHDLITAPTTSRFQIDIEKNWVESSKVSILLSELENLRSSGSKSIIFSQWTAFLDLLQIPLSRSKFAFLRLDGTLNQHQREKVLKQFSEDSNILVLLMSLKAGGVGINLTAASNAFVMDPWWNPAVEEQAVMRIHRIGQTNSVNIRRFIVKGTVEERMEAVQARKQRMISGALTDQEVRSARLEELKMLFT comes from the exons ATGGGCAACAAAGTTACCGACGAATTATTACCCATGATTAGGTCAATTGTTGGCCAGGATTACTCCGACATGGACATCATTCGAGCTCTTCATATGTCAAACAATGATTGTACTGCTGCAATTAACATCATTTTAGACACACCCAAGTTGAGAAAACCTGAAATTACGGCTCGTAAATCCAAGGCATTTGATCAAACATGTGGTGGGCATTTGAAGGAAGAGGGGAATTGTGTGGTGAAAGAGAGTGCACTGGTGTCGAATGGTGGGAGTAAAGGTGTGGAGGTGATGAGTAAGTGTTCGAGTTCGATGAGTAGTGATGAGTGGTGGTTTGTGGGGTGTAGTGATGTTTCGGGCTTGTCTACGTGTAAAGGGAGGACCTTGAAATGCGGGGAGGAAGTGAATTTCACCTTTGCTCCAGAGAGGAAGGGGAGTTTGGTTACGCCAAGAAAGTTTGGCGGGGGAAGAGGGCGTGGGGGTAATGCTTCGTCGGAAATTGTGAGGTTTTCTAGTAAAGCTTGTGGGGAG ATTGGTCGCATTCCGAATGAGTGGGCTAGATGTCTTTTGCCACTGGTCAGAGATAAGAAGATACGGATAGAGGGTTCTTGCAAATCTGCACCTGCCGTGATGAGCTTAATGGATACTGTTATCCTGTCTGTAAG TGTATACATAAATAGTTCCATGTTTCACCAAAGCCACCAAACTTCACTCAAGGCAACAGGGAGTGCGACTGACGACTCAGTTATCCACCCTTTACCAACTTTGCTCAGATTACTAGGATTAACTCCCTTTAAGAAG GCGGAATTTACTCCAGGTGATTTGTGTACTAAGAGCGATCCTCTGCACTCAAAG GAAAAGTCTGACATTCCTGCCACACTCTTGCATCTCAATAAGTTTAAGAACCCATCTCCTGATGGAGAGACAGTTGAAAATGAGGAGTCTATTTCAGATGCAGATCTGGATAATATTGTCGGGGTCGGTGACAGCTCTGAATTGGAG GAAATGGATCCTCCTAGTACCCTTCAATGCGAACTTCGGCCGTATCAGAAGCAGGCTCTTTATTGGATGCTTCAGCTAGAGAAGGGACAATATCTGGACGATGCAGCAACAACACTTCATCCATGTTGGGATGCATATTGGCTTGCAGACAA GAGGGATTTGATTGTCTACGTGAATTCCTTTTCCGGCGATGCTACAGTAGAATTGCCGAGCACCCTTCAGATGGCTAGAGGAGGA ATTTTGGCAGATGCTATGGGGCTTGGTAAGACCATCATGACAATATCCCTTCTTCTTGCTCACTCAGAAAAAGGTGGACGACTGGGTAATGAGTCCACAAGTCGTTCCTTAACTGATAATATCGAAGCCGATCGATCTCCACCAGTTAAGAGAGCAAAGAAGTTTCCTGGATTTGATAAGCTTGGGAACAAACAGTCGGCTCTCATAGGTGGAGGAAATCTCATTGTATGTCCTATGACTCTTCTGGGACAATGGAAG GGAGAAATTGAAAGTCACTCACAACCTGGGTCTGTGTCTATATATCTTCATTATGGACAGACTAGATCAAAGGATGCAAAGCTTTTGGCACGGAATGATGTTGTACTTACTACTTATGGAGTAttagcatcagagtttacagcagaG AATGCTGAAGATAATGGGGGACTTTACTCG CTGCCCTTATTGCTGATCGTCGTTGGTGTCTTACCGGTACTCCAATACAG GTGGAATAAGCTTGTTCAGAAACCTTTTGAAGGAGGTGATGAAAGAGGGTTAAAATTGGTCCAATCTATCTTACGCCCAATTATGTTGAGAAGAACAAAATTTAGCACTGACCGAGAAGGCAG GCCAATTTTAATCCTTCCGCCGGCAGATATGAAGGTTATCTATTGTGAATTAACAGAAGCTGAAAAGGACTTCTACGAAGCTTTGTTCAAACGGTCAAAG GTGAAGTTTGATCAATTTGTTGAGCAAGGGCGGGTTCTTCATAACTATGCTTCAATTTTGGAGCTACTCTTGCGTCTACGTCAATGCTGCGACCATCCATTTCTTGTAATGAG CCGAGGTGATACTCAAGAATATTCTGACCTGAATAAGCTTGCGAAACGCTTCCTTAAGGGTGGTTCAAGCCTGATGGAAGGGGAAGCAAAAGACATGCCTTCACGGGCTTATGTTCAGGAAGTTGTAGAAGAGATACGCAAGGGGGAAGAGGGAGAATGTCCTATATGCCTTGAAGTTTTTGAGGATGCAGTGTTGACACCCTGTGCTCATCGTTTATGCCGAGAATGTTTGTTGGCGAGTTGGCAATCTCATACATCTGGTCTTTGTCCTGTTTGtag AAAGACTGTCAGCAAGCATGATCTTATAACGGCACCAACTACGAGCCGGTTCCAGATTGATATTGAGAAAAATTGGGTGGAGTCTTCGAAAGTTTCTATTCTGTTAAGTGAACTAGAAAATCTCCGCTCATCAGGCTCTAAAAGCATTATTTTCAGTCAGTGGACAGCCTTTCTAGATCTTTTGCAGATTCCTCTTTCTCG GAGCAAATTTGCATTTCTTCGTTTGGATGGGACGCTTAACCAGCATCAGCGAGAGAAAGTCTTGAAGCAGTTTTCAGAAGATAGCAATATTCTG GTGCTTCTTATGTCATTGAAGGCTGGCGGAGTTGGAATAAACCTGACAGCAGCATCTAATGCATTTGTCATG GATCCATGGTGGAATCCAGCCGTGGAAGAACAAGCTGTGATGCGAATTCATCGGATTGGACAAACAAATAGTGTTAATATCAGACGATTCATAGTTAAG GGAACAGTTGAGGAAAGAATGGAAGCAGTGCAAGCGCGTAAGCAGCGAATGATATCCGGAGCCTTAACTGATCAGGAAGTTCGATCTGCACGCTTAGAAGAGCTCAAAATGCTTTTCACTTAG
- the LOC108209964 gene encoding DNA repair protein RAD5A isoform X1, with product MGNKVTDELLPMIRSIVGQDYSDMDIIRALHMSNNDCTAAINIILDTPKLRKPEITARKSKAFDQTCGGHLKEEGNCVVKESALVSNGGSKGVEVMSKCSSSMSSDEWWFVGCSDVSGLSTCKGRTLKCGEEVNFTFAPERKGSLVTPRKFGGGRGRGGNASSEIVRFSSKACGEIGRIPNEWARCLLPLVRDKKIRIEGSCKSAPAVMSLMDTVILSVSVYINSSMFHQSHQTSLKATGSATDDSVIHPLPTLLRLLGLTPFKKAEFTPGDLCTKSDPLHSKEKSDIPATLLHLNKFKNPSPDGETVENEESISDADLDNIVGVGDSSELEEMDPPSTLQCELRPYQKQALYWMLQLEKGQYLDDAATTLHPCWDAYWLADKRDLIVYVNSFSGDATVELPSTLQMARGGILADAMGLGKTIMTISLLLAHSEKGGRLGNESTSRSLTDNIEADRSPPVKRAKKFPGFDKLGNKQSALIGGGNLIVCPMTLLGQWKGEIESHSQPGSVSIYLHYGQTRSKDAKLLARNDVVLTTYGVLASEFTAENAEDNGGLYSVRWFRVVLDEAHTIKNSKSQISTAAAALIADRRWCLTGTPIQNNLEDIYSLLRFLRVEPWGSWAWWNKLVQKPFEGGDERGLKLVQSILRPIMLRRTKFSTDREGRPILILPPADMKVIYCELTEAEKDFYEALFKRSKVKFDQFVEQGRVLHNYASILELLLRLRQCCDHPFLVMSRGDTQEYSDLNKLAKRFLKGGSSLMEGEAKDMPSRAYVQEVVEEIRKGEEGECPICLEVFEDAVLTPCAHRLCRECLLASWQSHTSGLCPVCRKTVSKHDLITAPTTSRFQIDIEKNWVESSKVSILLSELENLRSSGSKSIIFSQWTAFLDLLQIPLSRSKFAFLRLDGTLNQHQREKVLKQFSEDSNILVLLMSLKAGGVGINLTAASNAFVMDPWWNPAVEEQAVMRIHRIGQTNSVNIRRFIVKGTVEERMEAVQARKQRMISGALTDQEVRSARLEELKMLFT from the exons ATGGGCAACAAAGTTACCGACGAATTATTACCCATGATTAGGTCAATTGTTGGCCAGGATTACTCCGACATGGACATCATTCGAGCTCTTCATATGTCAAACAATGATTGTACTGCTGCAATTAACATCATTTTAGACACACCCAAGTTGAGAAAACCTGAAATTACGGCTCGTAAATCCAAGGCATTTGATCAAACATGTGGTGGGCATTTGAAGGAAGAGGGGAATTGTGTGGTGAAAGAGAGTGCACTGGTGTCGAATGGTGGGAGTAAAGGTGTGGAGGTGATGAGTAAGTGTTCGAGTTCGATGAGTAGTGATGAGTGGTGGTTTGTGGGGTGTAGTGATGTTTCGGGCTTGTCTACGTGTAAAGGGAGGACCTTGAAATGCGGGGAGGAAGTGAATTTCACCTTTGCTCCAGAGAGGAAGGGGAGTTTGGTTACGCCAAGAAAGTTTGGCGGGGGAAGAGGGCGTGGGGGTAATGCTTCGTCGGAAATTGTGAGGTTTTCTAGTAAAGCTTGTGGGGAG ATTGGTCGCATTCCGAATGAGTGGGCTAGATGTCTTTTGCCACTGGTCAGAGATAAGAAGATACGGATAGAGGGTTCTTGCAAATCTGCACCTGCCGTGATGAGCTTAATGGATACTGTTATCCTGTCTGTAAG TGTATACATAAATAGTTCCATGTTTCACCAAAGCCACCAAACTTCACTCAAGGCAACAGGGAGTGCGACTGACGACTCAGTTATCCACCCTTTACCAACTTTGCTCAGATTACTAGGATTAACTCCCTTTAAGAAG GCGGAATTTACTCCAGGTGATTTGTGTACTAAGAGCGATCCTCTGCACTCAAAG GAAAAGTCTGACATTCCTGCCACACTCTTGCATCTCAATAAGTTTAAGAACCCATCTCCTGATGGAGAGACAGTTGAAAATGAGGAGTCTATTTCAGATGCAGATCTGGATAATATTGTCGGGGTCGGTGACAGCTCTGAATTGGAG GAAATGGATCCTCCTAGTACCCTTCAATGCGAACTTCGGCCGTATCAGAAGCAGGCTCTTTATTGGATGCTTCAGCTAGAGAAGGGACAATATCTGGACGATGCAGCAACAACACTTCATCCATGTTGGGATGCATATTGGCTTGCAGACAA GAGGGATTTGATTGTCTACGTGAATTCCTTTTCCGGCGATGCTACAGTAGAATTGCCGAGCACCCTTCAGATGGCTAGAGGAGGA ATTTTGGCAGATGCTATGGGGCTTGGTAAGACCATCATGACAATATCCCTTCTTCTTGCTCACTCAGAAAAAGGTGGACGACTGGGTAATGAGTCCACAAGTCGTTCCTTAACTGATAATATCGAAGCCGATCGATCTCCACCAGTTAAGAGAGCAAAGAAGTTTCCTGGATTTGATAAGCTTGGGAACAAACAGTCGGCTCTCATAGGTGGAGGAAATCTCATTGTATGTCCTATGACTCTTCTGGGACAATGGAAG GGAGAAATTGAAAGTCACTCACAACCTGGGTCTGTGTCTATATATCTTCATTATGGACAGACTAGATCAAAGGATGCAAAGCTTTTGGCACGGAATGATGTTGTACTTACTACTTATGGAGTAttagcatcagagtttacagcagaG AATGCTGAAGATAATGGGGGACTTTACTCGGTGAGATGGTTTAGAGTTGTGCTTGATGAAGCTCATACTATTAAAAATTCTAAGAGCCAAATTTCTACTGCTGCAGCTGCCCTTATTGCTGATCGTCGTTGGTGTCTTACCGGTACTCCAATACAG AACAACTTAGAGGATATCTACAGTCTTCTTCGCTTTTTGAGAGTCGAACCTTGGGGAAGCTGGGCCTG GTGGAATAAGCTTGTTCAGAAACCTTTTGAAGGAGGTGATGAAAGAGGGTTAAAATTGGTCCAATCTATCTTACGCCCAATTATGTTGAGAAGAACAAAATTTAGCACTGACCGAGAAGGCAG GCCAATTTTAATCCTTCCGCCGGCAGATATGAAGGTTATCTATTGTGAATTAACAGAAGCTGAAAAGGACTTCTACGAAGCTTTGTTCAAACGGTCAAAG GTGAAGTTTGATCAATTTGTTGAGCAAGGGCGGGTTCTTCATAACTATGCTTCAATTTTGGAGCTACTCTTGCGTCTACGTCAATGCTGCGACCATCCATTTCTTGTAATGAG CCGAGGTGATACTCAAGAATATTCTGACCTGAATAAGCTTGCGAAACGCTTCCTTAAGGGTGGTTCAAGCCTGATGGAAGGGGAAGCAAAAGACATGCCTTCACGGGCTTATGTTCAGGAAGTTGTAGAAGAGATACGCAAGGGGGAAGAGGGAGAATGTCCTATATGCCTTGAAGTTTTTGAGGATGCAGTGTTGACACCCTGTGCTCATCGTTTATGCCGAGAATGTTTGTTGGCGAGTTGGCAATCTCATACATCTGGTCTTTGTCCTGTTTGtag AAAGACTGTCAGCAAGCATGATCTTATAACGGCACCAACTACGAGCCGGTTCCAGATTGATATTGAGAAAAATTGGGTGGAGTCTTCGAAAGTTTCTATTCTGTTAAGTGAACTAGAAAATCTCCGCTCATCAGGCTCTAAAAGCATTATTTTCAGTCAGTGGACAGCCTTTCTAGATCTTTTGCAGATTCCTCTTTCTCG GAGCAAATTTGCATTTCTTCGTTTGGATGGGACGCTTAACCAGCATCAGCGAGAGAAAGTCTTGAAGCAGTTTTCAGAAGATAGCAATATTCTG GTGCTTCTTATGTCATTGAAGGCTGGCGGAGTTGGAATAAACCTGACAGCAGCATCTAATGCATTTGTCATG GATCCATGGTGGAATCCAGCCGTGGAAGAACAAGCTGTGATGCGAATTCATCGGATTGGACAAACAAATAGTGTTAATATCAGACGATTCATAGTTAAG GGAACAGTTGAGGAAAGAATGGAAGCAGTGCAAGCGCGTAAGCAGCGAATGATATCCGGAGCCTTAACTGATCAGGAAGTTCGATCTGCACGCTTAGAAGAGCTCAAAATGCTTTTCACTTAG
- the LOC108206149 gene encoding putative phospholipid:diacylglycerol acyltransferase 2 isoform X1 — protein sequence MLSFELKGKFGSAMGSLASVMRFLRSCFMEHVKVSSLLRFKSNEASEKKKVVKATDSDRKDDHDGVLSSDGKVTEKVEKGRQNKRERSRACKCINSCCWLIGCMCTTSWLLLVFLAYIIHASMPAVQLPEFPGARMKREGVVANHPVVLVPGIITGGLELWEGKPCAAPLFRKRLWGGWGSGCTNIFRSPLCWTEHLSLDYETGLDPPGIRVRPVPGLIAADYFAPGYFVWAVLIENLAQIGYEDRNMYMAAYDWRLSFQNTEVRDRSLSRLKAQIEIMYATNGDKKVVVLPHSMGAVYFLHFLKWVEAPAPMGGGGGPGWCAKHIKAVVNIGPTYLGVPKAFSTLLSAEGKDISIIRAMASGLLESELFGLQTVEHVMRVSRTWDSIISLLPKGGEAVWGNLDWSPEEGYECGLEKKRHFQADSRENNSKSSEENSSLQVNHPKKYGRVISFGQEASQVHSSKLPTFSKDFMHTSISTNLNASHGKFRTEFDEMSHESFDKIVEKKVYTTTDLVDLLRYVAPKMMRRAEAHYSHGIAENLEDPKYNHHKYWSNPLETKLPDAPDMEIYCLYGVGLPTERSYVYKMSPSSDKRKGIPFRIDNSVDGSDDCLKAGIYFVDGDETVPVLSSGFMCAKGWKGKTRFNPSGSATYIREYRHKPPASLFEGRGLESSGHVDIMGNLAMIEDVLRVAAGATGPEMGGDQIHSDLLKMCDRVNVPL from the exons ATGCTGAG TTTTGAGTTGAAGGGTAAATTTGGTAGTGCAATGGGTTCATTGGCTTCAGTGATGAGATTCTTGAGATCATGTTTCATGGAGCATGTGAAGGTTTCATCTTTATTGAGGTTTAAATCAAATGAAGCCTCTGAAAAGAAAAAGGTTGTTAAAGCTACTGATAGTGATAGGAAAGATGATCATGATGGGGTTTTGTCAAGTGATGGGAAAGTGACTGAAAAGGTTGAAAAGGGGAGGCAGAACAAGAGGGAGAGGTCCAGGGCTTGCAAATGCATAAACAGTTGTTGTTGGTTGATTGGATGTATGTGTACTACTTCATGGCTTCTTCTGGTGTTTTTGGCGTACATTATTCATGCTAGTATGCCTGCAGTTCAATTACCTGAATTTCCCGGGGCTCGGATGAAGCGGGAAGGTGTGGTTGCCAACCATCCGGTTGTTCTGGTGCCTGGTATTATTACCGGAGGCCTTGAACTATGGGAGGGGAAACCTTGTGCTGCACCCTTGTTTCGCAAGCGCCTCTGGGGCGGTTGGGGTAGTGGATGTACGAATATCTTTAGAAG TCCATTGTGTTGGACAGAACATCTCTCTCTGGATTATGAGACCGGCCTTGATCCACCTGGAATCCGAGTGCGTCCTGTTCCAGGACTAATTGCAGCTGACTATTTTGCGCCTGGTTATTTTGTGTGGGCTGTCTTAATTGAGAATTTGGCGCAAATAGGTTATGAAGATAGAAATATGTATATGGCTGCATATGATTGGAGGCTGTCTTTTCAAAATACAGAG GTCAGGGACCGATCTCTCAGCAGATTGAAGGCTCAAATTGAGATCATGTATGCAACAAATGGAGACAAGAAAGTGGTAGTGTTGCCCCACTCAATGGGCGCAGTTTATTTCTTGCACTTCCTTAAATGGGTCGAAGCACCTGCTCCAATGGGAGGAGGGGGAGGTCCTGGTTGGTGTGCAAAGCACATCAAAGCAGTAGTGAATATCGGACCTACATATCTTGGTGTTCCAAAGGCATTTAGTACACTTCTATCTGCTGAGGGGAAGGACATATCTATCATCAG AGCAATGGCTTCTGGTCTTTTGGAATCTGAATTATTTGGACTTCAGACTGTGGAACATGTTATGAGGGTATCTCGAACATGGGACTCTATAATCTCCTTGTTACCAAAAGGAGGAGAGGCCGTCTGGGGCAACTTGGATTGGTCTCCTGAAGAAGGTTATGAGTGTGGTTTAGAAAAGAAGAGACACTTTCAAGCAGATTCAAGAGAAAATAATAGTAAAAGCAGCGAAGAAAATAGCTCGTTACAAGTTAATCACCCAAAAAAATATGGAAGGGTAATTTCTTTCGGACAGGAAGCATCGCAAGTACATTCTTCAAAGCTTCCCACCTTTTCAAAG GACTTTATGCATACAAGTATCTCCACCAATTTGAATGCATCCCATGGAAAATTCAGGACAGAATTCGATGAAATGAGCCATGAAAGTTTTGATAAAATTGTCGAAAAGAAAGTCTACACAACCACAGATCTTGTTGATCTTCTTCGATATGTGGCTCCGAAAATGATGCGGCGTGCCGAGGCTCATTATTCGCATGGGATAGCGGAGAATCTTGAAGATCCAAAATATAACCATCACAAATATTGGTCAAATCCACTTGAGACCAA ATTACCTGATGCTCCTGATATGGAGATTTATTGTTTGTATGGAGTTGGGCTTCCAACCGAAAGATCATATGTATACAAGATGTCACCTTCTTCTGATAAGCGTAAGGGCATTCCTTTCCGGATTGATAACTCTGTAGATGGAAGCGATGACTGCTTGAAGGCTGGAATATACTTTGTGGATGGTGATGAGACCGTCCCAGTTCTGAGTAGTGGATTCATGTGTGCCAAAGGGTGGAAAGGAAAAACCAGGTTCAATCCATCAGGGAGTGCTACGTATATAAGAGAATACCGGCACAAGCCCCCTGCAAGCTTGTTTGAGGGAAGGGGCCTGGAGAGTTCTGGCCATGTAGACATAATGGGAAATTTGGCGATGATTGAAGATGTGCTTCGTGTTGCTGCTGGAGCTACTGGTCCAGAGATGGGAGGAGATCAGATACATTCAGATCTTCTGAAAATGTGCGACAGAGTGAATGTTCCTCTGTAA
- the LOC108206149 gene encoding putative phospholipid:diacylglycerol acyltransferase 2 isoform X2, whose amino-acid sequence MGSLASVMRFLRSCFMEHVKVSSLLRFKSNEASEKKKVVKATDSDRKDDHDGVLSSDGKVTEKVEKGRQNKRERSRACKCINSCCWLIGCMCTTSWLLLVFLAYIIHASMPAVQLPEFPGARMKREGVVANHPVVLVPGIITGGLELWEGKPCAAPLFRKRLWGGWGSGCTNIFRSPLCWTEHLSLDYETGLDPPGIRVRPVPGLIAADYFAPGYFVWAVLIENLAQIGYEDRNMYMAAYDWRLSFQNTEVRDRSLSRLKAQIEIMYATNGDKKVVVLPHSMGAVYFLHFLKWVEAPAPMGGGGGPGWCAKHIKAVVNIGPTYLGVPKAFSTLLSAEGKDISIIRAMASGLLESELFGLQTVEHVMRVSRTWDSIISLLPKGGEAVWGNLDWSPEEGYECGLEKKRHFQADSRENNSKSSEENSSLQVNHPKKYGRVISFGQEASQVHSSKLPTFSKDFMHTSISTNLNASHGKFRTEFDEMSHESFDKIVEKKVYTTTDLVDLLRYVAPKMMRRAEAHYSHGIAENLEDPKYNHHKYWSNPLETKLPDAPDMEIYCLYGVGLPTERSYVYKMSPSSDKRKGIPFRIDNSVDGSDDCLKAGIYFVDGDETVPVLSSGFMCAKGWKGKTRFNPSGSATYIREYRHKPPASLFEGRGLESSGHVDIMGNLAMIEDVLRVAAGATGPEMGGDQIHSDLLKMCDRVNVPL is encoded by the exons ATGGGTTCATTGGCTTCAGTGATGAGATTCTTGAGATCATGTTTCATGGAGCATGTGAAGGTTTCATCTTTATTGAGGTTTAAATCAAATGAAGCCTCTGAAAAGAAAAAGGTTGTTAAAGCTACTGATAGTGATAGGAAAGATGATCATGATGGGGTTTTGTCAAGTGATGGGAAAGTGACTGAAAAGGTTGAAAAGGGGAGGCAGAACAAGAGGGAGAGGTCCAGGGCTTGCAAATGCATAAACAGTTGTTGTTGGTTGATTGGATGTATGTGTACTACTTCATGGCTTCTTCTGGTGTTTTTGGCGTACATTATTCATGCTAGTATGCCTGCAGTTCAATTACCTGAATTTCCCGGGGCTCGGATGAAGCGGGAAGGTGTGGTTGCCAACCATCCGGTTGTTCTGGTGCCTGGTATTATTACCGGAGGCCTTGAACTATGGGAGGGGAAACCTTGTGCTGCACCCTTGTTTCGCAAGCGCCTCTGGGGCGGTTGGGGTAGTGGATGTACGAATATCTTTAGAAG TCCATTGTGTTGGACAGAACATCTCTCTCTGGATTATGAGACCGGCCTTGATCCACCTGGAATCCGAGTGCGTCCTGTTCCAGGACTAATTGCAGCTGACTATTTTGCGCCTGGTTATTTTGTGTGGGCTGTCTTAATTGAGAATTTGGCGCAAATAGGTTATGAAGATAGAAATATGTATATGGCTGCATATGATTGGAGGCTGTCTTTTCAAAATACAGAG GTCAGGGACCGATCTCTCAGCAGATTGAAGGCTCAAATTGAGATCATGTATGCAACAAATGGAGACAAGAAAGTGGTAGTGTTGCCCCACTCAATGGGCGCAGTTTATTTCTTGCACTTCCTTAAATGGGTCGAAGCACCTGCTCCAATGGGAGGAGGGGGAGGTCCTGGTTGGTGTGCAAAGCACATCAAAGCAGTAGTGAATATCGGACCTACATATCTTGGTGTTCCAAAGGCATTTAGTACACTTCTATCTGCTGAGGGGAAGGACATATCTATCATCAG AGCAATGGCTTCTGGTCTTTTGGAATCTGAATTATTTGGACTTCAGACTGTGGAACATGTTATGAGGGTATCTCGAACATGGGACTCTATAATCTCCTTGTTACCAAAAGGAGGAGAGGCCGTCTGGGGCAACTTGGATTGGTCTCCTGAAGAAGGTTATGAGTGTGGTTTAGAAAAGAAGAGACACTTTCAAGCAGATTCAAGAGAAAATAATAGTAAAAGCAGCGAAGAAAATAGCTCGTTACAAGTTAATCACCCAAAAAAATATGGAAGGGTAATTTCTTTCGGACAGGAAGCATCGCAAGTACATTCTTCAAAGCTTCCCACCTTTTCAAAG GACTTTATGCATACAAGTATCTCCACCAATTTGAATGCATCCCATGGAAAATTCAGGACAGAATTCGATGAAATGAGCCATGAAAGTTTTGATAAAATTGTCGAAAAGAAAGTCTACACAACCACAGATCTTGTTGATCTTCTTCGATATGTGGCTCCGAAAATGATGCGGCGTGCCGAGGCTCATTATTCGCATGGGATAGCGGAGAATCTTGAAGATCCAAAATATAACCATCACAAATATTGGTCAAATCCACTTGAGACCAA ATTACCTGATGCTCCTGATATGGAGATTTATTGTTTGTATGGAGTTGGGCTTCCAACCGAAAGATCATATGTATACAAGATGTCACCTTCTTCTGATAAGCGTAAGGGCATTCCTTTCCGGATTGATAACTCTGTAGATGGAAGCGATGACTGCTTGAAGGCTGGAATATACTTTGTGGATGGTGATGAGACCGTCCCAGTTCTGAGTAGTGGATTCATGTGTGCCAAAGGGTGGAAAGGAAAAACCAGGTTCAATCCATCAGGGAGTGCTACGTATATAAGAGAATACCGGCACAAGCCCCCTGCAAGCTTGTTTGAGGGAAGGGGCCTGGAGAGTTCTGGCCATGTAGACATAATGGGAAATTTGGCGATGATTGAAGATGTGCTTCGTGTTGCTGCTGGAGCTACTGGTCCAGAGATGGGAGGAGATCAGATACATTCAGATCTTCTGAAAATGTGCGACAGAGTGAATGTTCCTCTGTAA